GGATCTGGTGCCGCATCTCCTGCAGCGGTAACCCTGTCCTTTGCCGGCAGAGGACATGGTCCTTCCGCATCTGGCACATATCGGATTCGACACCTTGGAATATTCATCCGCAAGGGAGATCACATGCATCTTCTCGATGTTGAGCGACCTCGGATTCTCCCTGAGCTCACCCAATATCTCGATGACATCGCCTCTGGCAAGCCAGTCGAGAGCGTGCCTGAATTCGCGCGACGGTTCGTACGCCGCACCTGTCAGACTGCCGAATTCTGTGGAAAGGCGGACGAAGGTGTGTCCTCCCCTAATCCTCTCCACGGATTCCACCGTCCCCCTGACGATGTAACTGCTGTTGGGGATGAATTCCTCCTCCGTAAAATCCGTAATGATGTGGTCATCCGTCCCCTGGTTCGTCTCGAAGACCACCCATCTGTCCTGGGGCTCCGTCTTGATGATCCCGTGACCCAGGATCAGATCGTTTGGCACGTCTCCTCTGAAACCGTACATGACGGGGCACGGGGTCCCCGGCACCATCGCGACCTTGCGGGAACGGTCCTCCCATGAGTTGAACGATGATCCGATCTCGTGCTCCGCCCTCTCGATTGTGGAAGGATCGAATTCCCTTTCCGTCCCCCACCTCTCCTGCGGGCGATAGACGAGAAGTTCGAAGGTCCTGTCGCCAGGTTCCCATGCTAGTCCGCAGACGCATCCGATGATGCCCCTGCCGCACCCCCATTCCAGTTTCCTTGCCCCGATACGGGCGATCTCATCCTCGACCTCGGAACGCTTCATCACCCTGGTGACGCCTTTCCTGTAGAAATCGGGAGAAGGCCTTCTGTCCGCGATCACGATTCCCGGATCGGAATCGTCGGGGTCATGGAACTTTTCCACCAACGGAGTGATCTTTCCGACCAAAAACTCCACGGAAGGTTCCCATTCGGTCTGATCCTCGAAACACCAGAGCTCCTTCCCGGAGATCTTTCCGATGAACCTCTTATCTCCCTTCCCCCTGCCGAATCTCATGCAGAGGGACCCGTTTCCGCGGGTCTTCCAGGGAATTGCGGGATTCAGTCTCACGAGACGGGGATATCCG
This is a stretch of genomic DNA from Thermoplasmatales archaeon BRNA1. It encodes these proteins:
- a CDS encoding putative DNA-binding protein containing a Zn-ribbon domain: MRGNCTTFLATEIIRELVIDGDLDLIGYPRLVRLNPAIPWKTRGNGSLCMRFGRGKGDKRFIGKISGKELWCFEDQTEWEPSVEFLVGKITPLVEKFHDPDDSDPGIVIADRRPSPDFYRKGVTRVMKRSEVEDEIARIGARKLEWGCGRGIIGCVCGLAWEPGDRTFELLVYRPQERWGTEREFDPSTIERAEHEIGSSFNSWEDRSRKVAMVPGTPCPVMYGFRGDVPNDLILGHGIIKTEPQDRWVVFETNQGTDDHIITDFTEEEFIPNSSYIVRGTVESVERIRGGHTFVRLSTEFGSLTGAAYEPSREFRHALDWLARGDVIEILGELRENPRSLNIEKMHVISLADEYSKVSNPICARCGRTMSSAGKGQGYRCRRCGTRSDEPIMRKNVRWIVPGWYEPPTAARRHLSKPLKRMGIQQPVEFVNCRNQ